One stretch of Pyrenophora tritici-repentis strain M4 chromosome 4, whole genome shotgun sequence DNA includes these proteins:
- a CDS encoding 2OG-Fe(II) oxygenase — protein sequence MATEELKLPLIDISGYVSPKSPEDKQRVIEEVSQAARKYGFFQIKGHGIPLGLQQDLVKCMTNVFDLPYEEKMKMSFLNNPCRRGYEASGMSHRPGDTLPDAKECFFVGRDDPNIELAGIFGPNIWPSLPASSFSDPITQYYDLTSVLGKTLWSILLEGLSQPPETVEKFSKRPIVPMKMIRYPPATTVQAGQYGIGAHTDFGGVTILFQQPGKDGLEVWVEDRQAWIEVPALEDVYVINCGDMIQRWSDGVYKSAKHRVINKVENGERMSCATFWHGDVRATNPLNPLDKDRETVGMLLAKRLGGQYSFSDELLAEIGAAA from the exons ATGGCAACGGAAGAACTCAAACTCCCTCTGATCGACATCAGCGGCTATGTGTCGCCAAAGTCGCCTGAAGACAAGCAGCGTGTCATTGAGGAAGTATCCCAAGCAGCAAGAAAATATGGCTTCTTCCAAATCAAAGGCCACGGCATCCCCTTGGGTCTGCAGCAAGACCTGGTAAAATGTATGACCAACGTCTTCGACCTACCCTACGAagagaagatgaagatgtCCTTCCTCAATAACCCCTGTCGAAGAGGCTACGAGGCATCCGGTATGTCGCATAGACCAGGCGACACACTACCCGATGCCAAAGAG TGTTTCTTCGTCGGCCGCGACGACCCCAACATCGAACTCGCTGGCATTTTCGGCCCCAACATCTGGCCGTCGCTCCCCGCCTCTTCCTTCAGCGACCCAATTACGCAATACTACGACCTCACCTCTGTACTAGGCAAAACCTTGTGGTCTATCCTGCTAGAAGGCCTATCGCAACCCCCCGAGACCGTCGAGAAGTTTTCTAAACGCCCCATCGTTCCCATGAAAATGATCCGCTACCCGCCCGCCACAACAGTACAAGCGGGCCAGTACGGTATCGGCGCGCACACGGATTTTGGAGGTGTGACAATTCTGTTCCAGCAGCCGGGCAAGGATGGCTTGGAGGTGTGGGTTGAAGATCGCCAAGCGTGGATTGAGGTGCCGGCGCTGGAGGATGTGTATGTTATCAACTGCGGGGATATGATTCAGAGGTGGTCTGATGGTGTATATAAGAGTGCAAAGCATCGGGTTATCAACAAGGTGGAGAATGGGGAAAGGATGTCTTGTGCGACGTTTTGGCATGGTGATGTTAGGGCGACGAATCCGCTGAATCCGCTGGATAAAGACAGGGAGACGGTGGGTATGTTGCTTGCGAAGAGGCTTGGTGGGCAGTACTCTTTCTCGGATGAGTTGTTGGCCGAGATTGGTGCGGCGGCGTGA